In Hermetia illucens chromosome 5, iHerIll2.2.curated.20191125, whole genome shotgun sequence, a single window of DNA contains:
- the LOC119657408 gene encoding ubiquitin carboxyl-terminal hydrolase 30 homolog: protein MEGDKFLMAAGVTAAVVVGAFVFWGPSGSRLRQRRGQIAGLHNFGRTCFLNTLLQALAACPQFIAWLQVHCNSSDKKSLMTALLNTLEVINGTHPTLRGDPYSPGAVIRALNSLGWIIPPDEHDAHELMHVLLSTLEEEASRPRKIGSLSDALGGDASFNRMPPARPSSAMLSDFCNPDYDESTNLLRQVRSEAHTPDSPHSMCGDRDGDVDLDEHSLNDSDPNMSPNLSITTRASRPRTMQPPIGDGLHKRNSESCRSLERLSRGPGMVSIWSEKAHIQVPHPFQGALGSQMVCCSCAHKSTVRYDKFDSITLNLPEERRTGLSLGQMLSEYIASENLSDVKCDACDEYTTHTKSITFAKLPACLCIHIARTTWLSTGQACKRPDYVHFPESLSMAPYSFIQPHLSSQASTPWGSTVSLLSASLPTNGEAFGPYNFGAMFPKNLYRLLAVVVHSGEANSGHFVTYRRGALRNSHRWYYTSDTVVKEVSIDEVLSVPAYMLFYDRGPQKMSAR from the exons ATGGAGGGTGACAAATTTCTTATGGCCGCTGGAGTAACGGCGGCCGTGGTGGTTGGGGCATTTGTTTTTTGGGGTCCCTCGG GTTCGCGATTGAGACAGCGGCGAGGCCAGATCGCAGGCTTGCACAACTTCGGACGGACTTGCTTCCTGAATACTCTGCTGCAGGCATTGGCTGCGTGCCCGCAGTTCATCGCGTGGCTGCAGGTGCACTGCAACTCGTCAGACAAGAAAAGCCTAATGACGGCCCTACTCAATACCCTGGAGGTGATAAATGGGACTCATCCCACTCTGCGGGGCGATCCGTATTCGCCCGGTGCAGTAATCCGCGCTTTGAACAGTCTGGGGTGGATTATTCCGCCGGACGAACACGACGCCCACGAACTGATGCACGTCTTGCTCTCGACGCTTGAAGAGGAGGCATCTCGTCCACGAAAAATAGGATCCTTATCGGACGCGCTGGGCGGCGATGCGAGCTTCAACAGGATGCCTCCAGCTCGACCTTCCAGCGCGATGTTGTCCGATTTCTGTAATCCCGATTACGACGAATCGACAAACTTATTGCGGCAAGTGCGTTCGGAGGCACACACACCGGACTCTCCTCATTCAATGTGCGGCGACAGGGATGGCGATGTTGATCTTGATGAGCATTCCCTGAATGATAGTGACCCCAACATGTCTCCAAATCTCAGCATAACAACGCGGGCAAGCAGACCACGGACAATGCAACCACCGATTGGGGACGGACTACATAAACGCAACTCGGAATCGTGCAGATCTTTGGAGAGGCTTAGCAGAGGACCGGGGATGGTTTCG ATCTGGTCGGAAAAGGCCCACATTCAAGTACCACACCCGTTCCAGGGGGCGCTTGGCAGTCAGATGGTTTGCTGCTCCTGTGCCCATAAA TCAACAGTTCGATATGACAAATTCGATAGTATCACCCTCAATTTGCCCGAGGAACGGCGGACGGGCTTAAGTTTGGGCCAAATGCTCAGTGAATACATTGCTTCGGAGAACTTGTCGGACGTGAAGTGTGACGCTTGCGACGAATATACCACGCACACCAAATCCATAACATTTGCGAAATTGCCGGCTTGTCTGTGCATTCACATTGCTCGCACCACGTGGCTTTCAACGGGTCAGGCCTGCAAGCGACCCGACTACGTGCATTTCCCAGAGAGCTTGTCAATGGCACCATATAGTTTTATCCAACCGCATTTGAGCAGTCAG GCTAGCACACCTTGGGGCTCTACCGTTTCACTTTTGTCAGCCAGTTTGCCGACCAACGGAGAAGCCTTTGGGCCCTACAATTTCGGTGCAATGTTTCCAAAGAATTTATATCGGCTGCTAGCCGTTGTTGTACATTCCGGCGAAGCGAACAGTGGACATTTTGTTACTTATAGACGTGGTGCTCTTCGCAATTCACACAG